Proteins from one Bacillus thuringiensis genomic window:
- a CDS encoding ArsR/SmtB family transcription factor produces MDFSFYTENIKVLALLGNSTRLSIVCKLITYGSLSVSDLSKQTRITEDLIVQHLRKLAFGNIVISERIGKRLYFKIKDNKTIEIIKVLGLLS; encoded by the coding sequence ATGGATTTTAGTTTCTATACAGAAAATATAAAAGTTTTAGCGTTATTAGGGAATTCTACTCGATTATCAATTGTTTGTAAATTGATTACATATGGATCGTTGTCAGTTTCTGATTTAAGTAAGCAAACAAGAATTACAGAGGATTTGATTGTACAACATTTGCGTAAATTAGCCTTTGGAAATATTGTAATTAGTGAACGTATAGGGAAAAGGCTTTATTTTAAAATAAAAGATAATAAAACAATTGAGATTATTAAGGTATTAGGGTTACTAAGTTAA
- a CDS encoding DUF4236 domain-containing protein, which yields MGYKFRRIIQFSPGVKINFTYTGMGGNSILSESRTTTYVPGTGISYTPRIAESNNYYIQRGYQGPNTSYPTMDEQDYNTVNAFEPIKETQTYLVTAFRKKDNQVNSVGRKLMKPLSIITGLFAGLFLIMMLIIPALIMAFFSFLCYKNIKTPFAVVCPECDAENLFIFEEEKIACRKCESTLIIQK from the coding sequence ATGGGTTATAAATTTCGTAGAATTATCCAGTTTTCCCCGGGTGTGAAAATTAACTTTACATACACAGGTATGGGAGGGAACTCTATTTTATCTGAATCAAGAACAACAACTTATGTACCTGGAACTGGAATCTCGTATACACCACGAATAGCTGAGTCAAACAACTATTATATACAACGAGGGTATCAAGGACCAAACACTTCCTATCCCACTATGGATGAACAAGATTACAATACGGTAAATGCATTTGAGCCAATAAAAGAAACCCAAACTTACCTTGTTACTGCTTTTCGTAAAAAGGATAATCAAGTAAACTCCGTAGGTAGAAAACTAATGAAACCACTTTCCATAATTACAGGCTTGTTTGCGGGCCTATTCTTAATTATGATGCTTATTATACCTGCTCTAATCATGGCATTCTTTTCTTTCCTATGCTATAAAAATATAAAAACACCATTTGCAGTTGTATGCCCAGAATGTGATGCTGAAAATCTATTCATTTTTGAAGAAGAGAAGATTGCTTGTCGTAAATGTGAGAGTACTCTTATAATTCAAAAATAA
- a CDS encoding DUF4352 domain-containing protein: MKKPFYKKWWFWLIVVIIVLGAYGNSSKDKEETKPASTEPKQEAKQETKKDEPKKEETKPEPKKEEPKKELSKEGESSKVKIAVGSVESKDSVGGEYLNEKAQGVFKVVEITITNNQKDAITVDANSFKLVDNKDREFTYSTQAQTAFDVGNGGKSDFFLKQLNPGLSQTGKIIFDVPADAQGLVLKARGGMMGKEIKLKVE; the protein is encoded by the coding sequence ATGAAAAAACCGTTCTACAAAAAATGGTGGTTCTGGCTTATCGTTGTTATCATAGTGCTTGGAGCTTACGGTAATAGCAGTAAGGATAAAGAAGAAACTAAACCAGCTTCTACTGAACCAAAACAAGAGGCTAAACAGGAAACGAAGAAAGATGAGCCTAAGAAGGAAGAAACTAAACCTGAGCCTAAAAAAGAAGAACCTAAAAAGGAACTTTCTAAAGAGGGCGAATCTTCTAAAGTTAAAATTGCGGTAGGTTCTGTTGAATCAAAAGATTCAGTAGGTGGCGAATACTTAAACGAAAAAGCGCAAGGCGTGTTTAAAGTAGTTGAAATTACAATTACAAATAATCAAAAAGACGCTATCACTGTTGATGCTAACAGCTTCAAATTAGTTGATAATAAAGATCGTGAATTTACATACTCTACACAAGCTCAAACTGCTTTCGATGTAGGCAACGGTGGTAAATCTGATTTCTTCTTAAAACAACTTAATCCTGGCTTATCTCAAACAGGGAAAATTATCTTTGATGTTCCCGCTGACGCACAAGGCTTAGTTTTAAAAGCTCGTGGCGGTATGATGGGTAAAGAAATTAAATTAAAAGTAGAATAG
- a CDS encoding DUF5065 family protein, which yields MKLGKLALIGALTFSGFTAIEMSKPTSQAAAAYSDPLNDDWGFKTIVDLQNSEESTYQPDWKIGNLITGDTFYLTQYFGREHFGAQMKIFKIHTNGTLERCQTIEPEFIPGTEIWQTPITDSYTSGTYVAAIKYRGEFTYSNQFTIN from the coding sequence ATGAAGTTAGGAAAATTAGCATTAATTGGGGCGTTAACTTTTAGCGGTTTTACTGCAATAGAAATGAGTAAGCCTACCTCACAAGCAGCTGCAGCTTACTCAGATCCACTTAATGATGATTGGGGATTTAAAACCATTGTGGATTTACAAAATTCAGAGGAAAGTACATATCAACCAGATTGGAAGATTGGGAATTTAATAACTGGTGATACATTTTATTTAACACAGTACTTTGGTAGAGAACATTTTGGTGCGCAAATGAAAATTTTTAAAATCCACACAAATGGTACCCTAGAACGATGCCAAACAATAGAACCAGAATTTATTCCTGGAACAGAAATTTGGCAAACCCCTATCACAGATAGCTATACAAGCGGTACTTATGTCGCTGCAATTAAATATCGTGGTGAATTCACGTATTCAAATCAATTTACAATCAATTAG
- the ltrA gene encoding group II intron reverse transcriptase/maturase, with protein sequence MQSTLDDLYQQSQNGNNFYKLIELMKMDENIRLAYRNIKRNMGSLTAGTDGMTINDIKMLSTDEVIEKVRTMFGWYEPQSVRRVFIPKPNGDRRPLGIPTIWDRLFQQCVLQILEPICEAKFHNHSYGFRPNRSTHHALARMKSLVNRKGNGFHYCVDIDIKGFFDNVHHGKLLKQLWTIGIRDKKLLSIISRLLKAEIVNEGVPQKGTPQGGILSPLLSNIVLNELDWWVSNQWETIKTSHPYKGNSEKYRALKKSKLKECFLIRYADDAKILCRDYVTALKMFEATKDFLKTRLHLDISLEKSKIINLRKKASHFLGFTVKANKKGNKHVAHSRMCVKSRKHAYSKLKKAVKDISREQTPESVWRFNTTVMGIQNYYSAATHINHDLDHMSCHLIRTLYNRLRRDWKKATKSDMSTVLRKRYKRYNPKLYKIKDIVLLPIHAQKHKPARNFTQSISNYTKEGREKIHDTLKAVDRETLRHVQRFYMKHRTVEYNDNRIAKFIAQYGKCAITKQEVGLVGWHCHHKIPLEFGGQDNYENLVIVLEDIHLAIHSDDSDKAKSILNKYDIIEDKKVMFDKLRISARRHPIFASIQKLVN encoded by the coding sequence ATGCAGTCTACACTAGATGACTTGTATCAGCAAAGTCAAAACGGTAACAACTTTTATAAATTAATAGAGCTTATGAAGATGGATGAAAACATACGTTTAGCATATCGAAATATAAAAAGAAATATGGGAAGTCTGACAGCTGGAACAGATGGAATGACAATTAATGATATTAAAATGCTTTCAACGGATGAAGTGATAGAAAAAGTAAGAACGATGTTTGGTTGGTATGAACCACAATCTGTAAGACGCGTATTTATACCAAAACCAAATGGAGACCGTAGACCTTTAGGGATACCAACCATATGGGACAGATTATTTCAGCAATGTGTATTGCAAATATTGGAACCAATATGTGAAGCGAAATTTCATAACCATAGTTACGGTTTTCGCCCTAACCGAAGTACACATCATGCACTAGCGAGAATGAAATCTTTAGTGAATAGAAAAGGAAACGGATTTCACTACTGTGTGGATATAGACATTAAAGGTTTCTTTGACAATGTGCATCATGGAAAACTTCTAAAGCAATTGTGGACGATAGGTATACGAGATAAGAAATTACTTTCTATCATTTCAAGACTACTGAAAGCAGAAATTGTAAATGAGGGTGTTCCTCAAAAAGGTACTCCGCAAGGAGGAATACTAAGTCCGCTTCTATCTAATATCGTACTCAACGAATTAGATTGGTGGGTAAGTAACCAATGGGAAACGATAAAGACCTCACATCCATATAAGGGAAATAGTGAAAAATATCGAGCACTAAAGAAAAGCAAATTAAAGGAATGTTTCTTAATTCGATATGCAGACGATGCAAAAATATTATGTCGTGATTATGTAACGGCTTTAAAAATGTTTGAAGCAACAAAAGACTTTCTTAAAACACGCCTACATCTGGATATTAGCCTTGAAAAATCAAAGATTATAAATTTGAGGAAAAAAGCGAGTCACTTTTTAGGCTTTACAGTTAAGGCAAATAAGAAAGGAAACAAACATGTGGCTCATAGCAGAATGTGTGTAAAATCCAGAAAACATGCGTATAGCAAGCTGAAAAAGGCTGTTAAAGATATAAGCAGAGAACAAACACCAGAATCAGTATGGCGATTTAACACGACTGTAATGGGAATACAAAATTATTATTCAGCCGCCACACATATTAATCACGATCTAGATCACATGAGTTGCCATCTCATAAGAACTCTCTATAATCGACTGAGGCGAGATTGGAAAAAAGCCACTAAGAGTGACATGTCAACTGTATTAAGGAAAAGATATAAACGATACAATCCTAAATTGTATAAAATCAAAGACATCGTATTACTACCTATCCATGCGCAGAAGCACAAACCGGCTAGAAATTTTACTCAGTCTATCTCAAATTATACAAAAGAAGGTAGAGAGAAAATACATGATACGCTAAAAGCCGTAGATAGGGAGACACTCCGACATGTACAGCGTTTTTATATGAAGCATCGAACAGTAGAATACAACGATAACAGAATTGCAAAGTTTATTGCACAGTATGGAAAATGTGCAATTACGAAACAAGAAGTTGGATTAGTAGGTTGGCACTGTCATCATAAAATTCCGTTGGAATTTGGGGGACAGGACAATTATGAGAATCTGGTAATTGTACTAGAAGACATACACTTAGCAATTCATAGCGATGATTCAGATAAGGCAAAATCAATCTTAAATAAGTACGACATTATTGAAGATAAGAAAGTGATGTTTGACAAGCTGAGAATATCAGCGCGTCGACATCCTATCTTTGCTTCAATACAAAAGTTGGTCAATTGA
- a CDS encoding MFS transporter, protein MKKFITLLLLICTLLLAFNLIFKAAPVYAEEEPRPSLIDDIIPKNKEKLKYEEYPPSSYGIDIYTPEGGFGESLKFWKWGDKVKEQMVAVLFSLISIGWTINLGISTFVTSMVGQSMSLNIVADVGDKLGDVISKAAGFNGSWGNGIYSELIGLMLALLACWVIWVGFVQRRQSEMLGGLLKALGILVFTLGFFANSSYIIKGLNTFSEQVNKTVLDSTQSISGASEGYSSGVDSITDLTHTLLIKQPYTLLQFGTTDMKKIGDERIKKMLTTTNADERQKLLEHEVKDENNKILVLDATFERGALVLLLFLINGPLWVVLGLCSMAMLFYQLMFIIVALMSPVMLLMALVPAWTGTAKRFLSELFRTLLMKVAIGFLITLMFWVSSILFSATDKYGYLVVAALQVLSFLGVWLYRKTIFDAITTVPASAGAARASDAMSNIRQKYRDVRRGSKTVGRGVAVAGAAGVASAAMAGKVGKSGYSKFKQLKENYADRKEKVADGKRKEKEQMQAEKEKNISQMKKEENLGVRDRKGHQEQEMVQEEVAATKENPELAVREKPQDNNIEVQQAELKDKEEDVKANVKPVAPLNEELGNKEEDVKSQIRPAAPQNNGGLDNKQEDVKSEVKPLAAIKTPTGQTKPVTTPQSGTTPLQSNPMESKPITIPQSGTTPLQSNPMESKPITTPQSGTTPLQSNPMESKPITTPQSGTTPLQSNPMESKPITIPQSGTTPLQSNPMESKPITTPQSGTTPLQSNPMESKPITTPQSGTTPLQSNPMESKPITTPQSGTTPLQSNPMESKPITIPQSGTTPIPANPMESKPITTPQSGTTPSQPNLIESKSVTTSQVSTPQKQVEVKQINQQQTKNVPKVNNQQHVKEGADIKKVNEKAQTQQEAVKNVKAKETIKPK, encoded by the coding sequence ATGAAAAAGTTTATTACCCTATTGTTATTAATTTGTACTTTGCTTTTAGCATTTAATTTAATTTTTAAAGCTGCTCCAGTATATGCAGAGGAAGAACCCAGACCTTCTCTTATAGACGATATTATTCCAAAGAATAAGGAAAAATTAAAATATGAAGAATACCCTCCAAGTAGCTATGGGATTGATATTTATACACCAGAAGGTGGATTTGGTGAATCCCTTAAGTTTTGGAAATGGGGGGATAAAGTTAAAGAACAAATGGTTGCTGTATTATTTAGTCTTATAAGTATTGGATGGACCATTAATCTTGGAATTAGTACTTTTGTTACAAGTATGGTCGGCCAATCTATGAGTCTCAATATTGTAGCTGATGTAGGAGATAAATTAGGCGATGTAATATCTAAAGCAGCAGGGTTCAATGGTTCTTGGGGTAATGGAATATATAGTGAATTAATTGGACTTATGTTAGCTTTATTAGCCTGCTGGGTTATCTGGGTAGGTTTTGTACAACGACGTCAGTCAGAGATGCTAGGAGGATTGTTAAAAGCATTAGGGATCTTAGTTTTTACTTTAGGTTTTTTCGCAAACTCAAGTTATATTATCAAAGGACTAAACACTTTCTCCGAACAAGTAAATAAAACTGTTCTTGATTCCACTCAAAGTATTAGTGGAGCAAGTGAAGGATATTCAAGCGGTGTAGATTCCATTACTGATTTAACACACACTCTATTAATAAAACAACCTTATACATTACTGCAGTTTGGTACAACAGATATGAAAAAAATCGGTGATGAGAGAATTAAGAAAATGTTAACAACAACTAATGCGGATGAAAGGCAAAAACTCCTAGAACATGAGGTAAAAGATGAAAATAATAAAATTCTGGTGTTAGATGCTACTTTTGAACGTGGCGCTTTAGTATTACTACTTTTCTTAATCAATGGACCTTTATGGGTTGTCTTAGGCTTATGTAGTATGGCGATGTTATTTTATCAATTAATGTTTATCATCGTAGCGCTAATGTCACCAGTAATGTTATTGATGGCTTTAGTACCTGCATGGACTGGGACAGCAAAGAGATTTTTATCTGAATTGTTCCGAACGTTGCTTATGAAAGTTGCAATTGGCTTTCTTATAACTTTAATGTTTTGGGTTTCTTCAATCTTATTTAGCGCAACTGATAAGTATGGTTATTTAGTAGTTGCTGCATTACAAGTACTTTCGTTCTTAGGTGTTTGGTTATATCGTAAAACGATTTTTGATGCTATTACTACGGTACCAGCAAGTGCAGGAGCTGCACGCGCATCAGATGCTATGAGTAATATTAGGCAGAAATATCGTGATGTTAGACGTGGATCTAAGACAGTTGGAAGAGGTGTAGCAGTAGCTGGAGCCGCGGGTGTTGCAAGTGCGGCAATGGCCGGAAAAGTGGGTAAATCAGGCTATAGTAAGTTTAAACAGTTGAAAGAAAACTATGCTGATAGAAAAGAGAAGGTAGCAGATGGTAAACGCAAGGAAAAAGAACAAATGCAAGCAGAAAAAGAAAAAAATATTAGTCAAATGAAAAAAGAAGAAAATTTAGGTGTTCGTGATAGAAAAGGACATCAGGAGCAAGAAATGGTTCAGGAAGAAGTAGCCGCAACTAAAGAAAATCCAGAATTAGCAGTACGAGAGAAACCTCAAGATAATAATATTGAAGTACAACAAGCAGAATTAAAAGATAAAGAAGAAGATGTAAAGGCGAATGTTAAACCAGTAGCACCATTAAATGAGGAACTAGGTAATAAAGAAGAAGATGTAAAATCTCAAATCAGACCAGCTGCGCCTCAAAATAATGGTGGTCTTGATAATAAGCAAGAAGATGTAAAATCGGAAGTAAAACCATTAGCGGCAATTAAAACACCAACAGGTCAAACAAAGCCAGTTACAACACCACAGTCAGGAACGACACCATTACAATCGAATCCGATGGAAAGCAAACCAATCACAATACCACAGTCAGGAACGACACCATTACAATCGAATCCGATGGAAAGCAAACCAATCACAACACCACAGTCAGGAACGACACCATTACAATCGAATCCGATGGAAAGCAAACCAATCACAACACCACAGTCAGGAACGACACCATTACAATCGAATCCGATGGAAAGCAAACCAATCACAATACCACAGTCAGGAACGACACCATTACAATCGAATCCGATGGAAAGCAAACCAATCACAACACCACAGTCAGGAACGACACCATTACAATCGAATCCGATGGAAAGCAAACCAATCACAACACCACAGTCAGGAACGACACCATTACAATCGAATCCGATGGAAAGCAAACCAATCACAACACCACAGTCAGGAACGACACCATTACAATCGAATCCGATGGAAAGCAAACCAATCACAATACCACAGTCAGGAACAACACCGATACCAGCGAATCCGATGGAAAGCAAACCAATCACAACACCACAGTCGGGGACGACACCATCACAACCGAACCTGATAGAGAGTAAGTCAGTCACTACTTCCCAGGTGAGTACACCACAAAAACAAGTAGAGGTAAAACAAATTAATCAACAACAAACTAAAAATGTTCCTAAAGTGAATAATCAACAACATGTAAAAGAAGGAGCAGATATTAAGAAAGTTAACGAAAAAGCACAAACACAACAAGAAGCTGTAAAAAATGTAAAAGCAAAAGAAACGATAAAACCAAAATAA
- a CDS encoding TcpE family conjugal transfer membrane protein, with protein MTQKPTRKEVRTYNSIWDIPKSLYGIRDITLPFPVPYRQLGIFVGTLLVIIFLNQFLPLGENVFFKYLILPGGIAYFFGNVELDGKSPHKFIYRFFAFTFERKKLSRYKDTTGNIGSYQYKTVVRFKDDSIKKK; from the coding sequence GTGACTCAGAAACCGACTCGTAAGGAAGTAAGGACTTATAACTCTATTTGGGATATTCCAAAGAGTTTATATGGGATAAGGGACATAACACTCCCTTTCCCAGTCCCTTACAGACAACTGGGAATCTTTGTTGGGACACTTTTAGTAATTATATTTCTAAATCAGTTTTTACCCTTAGGAGAGAATGTCTTTTTCAAATATTTAATATTACCTGGTGGTATAGCGTACTTCTTTGGAAATGTTGAATTAGATGGAAAGAGCCCACACAAATTTATATATCGATTCTTTGCATTCACATTTGAAAGAAAGAAGTTGAGTCGTTATAAGGATACAACTGGTAATATTGGAAGCTATCAATATAAGACGGTAGTCCGGTTTAAGGATGATTCAATTAAGAAAAAGTAA
- a CDS encoding ATP-binding protein yields the protein MNQVEFPVKYFHDNLIFNQDGSCWAYYEAYGIPYEFKGDDDKNTLFMRQLGLFWNYEEEKHLLMIPVYQNFKEKADEFKETVSGELKELAIDHTDDVVHELERKFGKNAVEYRYFIGVKLKVRHIQEGLKEMLYTAFHTFKNTAEQFGLLGDTKILKTDLEMFKRESSAFKNKIRKHLAVRSLETNETQWIVLRNFYRTLEAPVTAGWTPPVVDDDSAIFPNQESLLRLTESEIDVKGRHIEMSQIGSDGLEYPAYMSFLSASKIPYTMEFPDQEWMYMIQNIDFPIELSVRTENINHRKALSKLNKKKKDLEDQEAHARENAQTVGLNVYEGVQEATELQALIQKTRMPLVKTSVSFCICAEDLDTMRRNTNSLISIYREMMIELVRPYGDQFLLFNEFIPGARRYVNDYIHFMEPGVLAAGMFGATQDLGDNIGFYIGTTGILNKAVYMTPSLAATNTVANQKTSALSVAVTGSTGSGKSFGTNLIVYLAVLGGAQTLIVDPKGERGNWTEDLHGLEGKVNVITLGTDRRDEGKLDPFIIYKHSRKDAIELAMTILTFITGIKPDNSEKFPRLASAVEFVAGMEEPCLTAVSQYLEDSEDKVDQQLAAHIQAFENLSFAHLIFGDGTNRDIELDTAVNIIQIQHLDMPDIQKDPKDYTLQENLSVSMLMSLSSFARKFFQKDPTKFKIVLLDEAWAIMGTSQGRELARKLVREGRALNSAVYFATQSASDLGDETFKNNIGMKFSFRNTDSKEISSILDFFGLPDNEENHAIITNLETGQCLFQDIQGRTGVVTMDVVFKDLYDAFDTRPNARKNYRKSNDDEKQEVNATFVEEGGEKINVGVS from the coding sequence ATGAATCAGGTTGAATTTCCAGTCAAATATTTTCATGATAATTTGATTTTTAACCAAGATGGTTCTTGCTGGGCGTATTATGAGGCATACGGGATTCCTTACGAATTTAAAGGAGACGATGATAAAAATACGTTGTTTATGCGACAACTCGGTTTATTTTGGAATTATGAAGAAGAGAAACATCTACTAATGATTCCTGTTTATCAGAATTTCAAAGAAAAAGCCGATGAGTTTAAAGAAACAGTAAGTGGTGAACTAAAAGAGCTGGCAATAGATCATACTGATGACGTTGTCCATGAGTTAGAAAGAAAATTTGGTAAAAACGCTGTAGAATATCGTTATTTTATAGGTGTGAAATTAAAAGTAAGACACATACAAGAAGGACTTAAGGAAATGCTTTATACAGCATTTCATACCTTTAAAAATACTGCAGAACAGTTTGGATTACTTGGTGATACCAAAATATTAAAAACTGATTTAGAGATGTTTAAACGGGAATCTAGCGCTTTTAAAAACAAAATAAGAAAACATTTAGCAGTAAGAAGTCTAGAAACAAATGAAACTCAATGGATTGTGTTACGAAACTTCTATCGTACATTAGAGGCACCTGTTACAGCAGGATGGACGCCCCCAGTAGTTGATGACGATTCTGCAATCTTTCCAAACCAAGAGAGTTTATTGCGCTTAACAGAATCAGAAATAGACGTTAAAGGAAGACATATAGAAATGTCTCAAATCGGTTCTGATGGTTTAGAGTATCCAGCATATATGAGCTTTTTATCAGCATCGAAGATTCCATATACAATGGAATTTCCAGACCAAGAGTGGATGTATATGATCCAAAATATAGATTTCCCAATTGAACTGAGTGTTCGCACTGAAAATATTAACCATCGTAAAGCCCTATCCAAACTAAATAAAAAGAAAAAAGATTTAGAAGACCAAGAAGCACATGCAAGAGAAAATGCACAAACTGTTGGGCTAAACGTGTATGAAGGCGTTCAAGAAGCTACTGAATTACAAGCACTTATACAAAAGACACGTATGCCATTAGTTAAAACATCGGTATCTTTCTGTATATGTGCTGAAGATTTAGATACAATGCGTCGAAATACCAATTCACTTATTTCTATTTATAGAGAGATGATGATTGAACTAGTAAGGCCGTATGGAGATCAGTTCCTGCTGTTTAATGAATTTATCCCTGGTGCTAGAAGGTATGTAAATGATTATATACACTTTATGGAGCCTGGAGTGCTTGCAGCCGGTATGTTTGGTGCAACACAAGATTTAGGTGATAATATCGGATTTTATATAGGTACAACTGGTATTTTAAACAAAGCAGTTTATATGACACCTTCTCTCGCAGCGACAAATACCGTTGCAAATCAAAAAACGAGCGCACTTTCAGTTGCAGTAACAGGAAGTACTGGTTCTGGTAAATCATTTGGAACAAACTTAATTGTTTACCTAGCGGTACTAGGAGGAGCCCAAACACTGATTGTCGATCCAAAAGGTGAGAGGGGGAACTGGACAGAAGATTTACACGGCTTAGAAGGTAAGGTAAATGTAATTACACTAGGGACTGATAGACGAGATGAAGGGAAACTAGACCCATTTATCATTTATAAACATAGTCGGAAAGATGCAATTGAGTTAGCAATGACAATTCTTACTTTCATTACAGGTATTAAACCAGATAACTCGGAAAAATTCCCGCGCTTAGCTTCAGCTGTAGAATTCGTAGCAGGAATGGAAGAACCGTGCTTAACAGCTGTATCCCAATACCTTGAAGATAGTGAGGATAAAGTGGATCAACAATTAGCCGCTCATATTCAAGCTTTTGAGAATTTATCCTTTGCACACTTAATCTTTGGTGATGGAACAAATAGAGATATTGAACTTGATACGGCAGTAAATATCATACAAATTCAGCATCTTGACATGCCAGACATTCAAAAAGATCCGAAAGATTATACCCTACAAGAAAATTTATCAGTTAGTATGTTGATGTCTCTATCTTCTTTTGCAAGAAAATTCTTTCAAAAGGATCCTACTAAATTCAAAATTGTTCTATTAGATGAAGCATGGGCAATCATGGGGACTTCTCAAGGGCGAGAGTTAGCTCGTAAGCTAGTTCGTGAAGGTCGTGCCTTAAACTCTGCAGTATACTTTGCTACTCAAAGTGCAAGTGACCTTGGAGATGAGACATTTAAGAATAATATCGGTATGAAGTTCTCATTCCGTAATACCGACAGTAAAGAGATTTCTTCAATCTTAGATTTCTTTGGATTACCTGATAATGAAGAAAATCATGCGATTATTACTAATTTAGAAACAGGACAATGTTTATTCCAAGATATCCAAGGAAGAACAGGTGTTGTCACAATGGATGTAGTGTTTAAGGATTTATACGATGCATTCGATACAAGACCAAATGCAAGAAAGAATTATAGAAAGTCAAATGATGATGAAAAGCAGGAAGTTAATGCAACCTTTGTCGAAGAAGGGGGAGAAAAAATAAACGTAGGAGTGAGTTAA
- a CDS encoding conjugal transfer protein produces the protein MVKKKSQENAEKKKFTFFKKAKDTTTQILDMQQENSEALKEKKKRKTREKVPAITGRKVGKVTFWCVMGFVFAGSSLSFIQLAGPPRAVAVQEKKKEPVKIKMSEAELIAYANSFAANYFNWKVDMNVAEERKKRLEKFLVEGSDEQGGLNKDTLKNASSTLVKSEAVEVRQKGNEAEVTLKIIQKLEPVNNPAPGTTQAPDIPKEPKEVTRYFSIPILMEKGKMVVPNNPTIVHGEREKAPYKIATFKSEGREINTEAEIKKVEQFLQSVFKVYTEGTPEEIAYYFEKSNITNGLKGIMTFSKLENLRIYEDKDKGYRVLVDAKLKDNDSSLEYTYTYDLNLVNKDNKFSISSMKKFENTLERVEGK, from the coding sequence ATGGTAAAAAAGAAATCCCAGGAGAACGCCGAAAAAAAGAAATTTACATTCTTTAAAAAAGCAAAGGATACAACAACCCAAATATTAGATATGCAACAAGAAAATTCAGAAGCGCTTAAAGAAAAGAAGAAACGTAAAACAAGGGAGAAAGTTCCAGCGATAACAGGAAGAAAAGTAGGTAAGGTTACATTTTGGTGTGTGATGGGATTCGTGTTTGCAGGAAGCTCCCTTTCATTTATCCAACTTGCCGGTCCTCCTAGAGCAGTAGCTGTTCAGGAAAAGAAAAAGGAACCCGTAAAAATTAAAATGTCAGAAGCAGAATTAATTGCATATGCAAATAGTTTTGCCGCTAATTATTTTAATTGGAAAGTTGATATGAATGTAGCTGAAGAGCGGAAAAAACGATTAGAGAAATTTCTAGTTGAAGGATCCGATGAGCAAGGTGGATTAAATAAGGATACTTTAAAAAACGCTTCTAGTACTTTAGTCAAATCGGAAGCAGTAGAAGTCCGGCAAAAAGGAAATGAAGCAGAAGTTACATTGAAAATCATTCAGAAACTAGAACCTGTAAATAATCCTGCACCTGGAACAACACAAGCCCCTGACATACCTAAAGAGCCAAAAGAAGTTACAAGGTACTTCTCTATTCCAATTTTAATGGAGAAAGGGAAGATGGTAGTCCCTAACAATCCTACAATCGTTCATGGAGAGAGAGAAAAGGCACCTTATAAAATAGCCACTTTCAAATCAGAAGGACGAGAAATTAATACAGAAGCAGAAATTAAAAAAGTAGAACAATTTTTACAATCTGTATTTAAAGTGTATACAGAAGGAACACCTGAAGAAATTGCTTACTACTTTGAAAAAAGTAATATAACAAATGGACTAAAAGGTATTATGACATTTAGCAAATTAGAAAACCTACGAATTTATGAAGATAAGGATAAAGGATACAGAGTCTTAGTTGATGCTAAATTAAAAGACAATGATAGCAGCTTAGAGTACACATACACATATGATTTAAATCTTGTAAATAAAGATAACAAGTTTTCAATTAGCTCTATGAAGAAATTTGAAAACACATTAGAGAGAGTGGAGGGTAAATAA
- a CDS encoding YjcZ family sporulation protein: MGYGGSCGEGCGFAGGFALLVVLFILLIIIGCSCFC; this comes from the coding sequence ATGGGATATGGTGGTAGTTGTGGCGAAGGCTGCGGTTTCGCTGGAGGATTCGCTTTATTAGTTGTATTATTTATTCTATTAATTATTATCGGATGCAGTTGTTTCTGCTAA